TTTCCGCATCGATCGCCTCGATGATCGCGTCCTTGGCGAATCGCGGCGGCACAAAGATGATCGAGACGTCGGCGCCGGTCTTCGCCATCGCCTCCGCGACACTGCCGAACACCGGCAACTTGGTCAACCGGCCGCCCTTGTCCTCATGGGTGACGGTGGTGCCCGCCTTGCGCGCGTTCACCCCACCCACGATGTGGGTGCCCGCCTTGAGCATCCGCGCGGTGTGGACGGTGGCCTCAGAGCCGGTGATGCCCTGGACGATGACCTGGTTGTGCTTGTTCAAGAAGATCGACATCTGTACAGGTCCTTTCAGGCGCTCGCCAGCTCGGCGGCTTTGTCGGCGGCCTCGTCCATCGTCGGCACCAACGTCACCAGGGGGTGGTTGGCCTCGGCCAAGATGCGCCGGCCTTCGTCGACGTTGTTGCCGTCCAGCCGCACCACCAACGGCTTGTTGGCCTCACCGCCCAGGATCTCCAGCGCCTTGACGATCCCGGTGGCCACGGCATCGCACGAGGTGATGCCGCCAAAGACGTTGACGAACACGCTCTTGACGTCCTCGTCACCCAGCACCACGTCCAGTCCGGCGGCCATGACCTCGGCCGACGCGCCGCCACCGATGTCGAGGAAGTTGGCCGGCTTGACGCCGCCGTGCTTCTCACCTGCATAGGCGACGACATCGAGGGTCGACATCACCAGGCCGGCGCCGTTGCCGATGATGCCGACCTGCCCGTCCAGCTTGACGTAGTTAAGGTCGTGCTCTTTGGCCTTCAGCTCCAGCGGATCGGTGGCCGCGCGGTCCTCGAACTCGCCATGATCGGGATGACGGAAATCGGCGTTGGCGTCGAGAGTGATCTTGGCGTCCAGCGCCAGGATCTGGTTGTCGGGGGTGCGCACCAGCGGGTTGACCTCGACCAGGGTGGCGTCCTCGGCGACGAACAGCTCCCACAGCTTGGAAATGGTGACCGCGGCGGCGTCGAGCACCTCGGCCGGCAGGTGACCCTGCTCGGCGATGGAACGCGCAAACGCCACATCAACGCCCTTGACCGCGTCCACCGGAACCTTGGCCAGCCGCGCCGGCTTGGTAGCGGCCACTTCTTCGATGTCCATGCCGCCCTCGACCGAGCACATGGCGAGGTACGTGCGGTTGGCGCGGTCCAGCAGGAAGGAGATGTAGTACTCCTCGGCGATATCGCTGGCCTCGGCGACCAGCAGTTTCTTGACGATATGGCCCTTGATGTCCAGGCCGAGGATGTTCTGAGCGTGCTGGTACGCGTCGTCTGGGGTTGCGGCGTATTTGACACCGCCAGCCTTGCCCCGCCCACCGATTTTGACCTGTGCTTTGACCATCACCGGACGACCGATCTCGGTGGCGATCGCCTTAGCGCCCTCGGCGCTGTCGGTCACTCGGCCGGGCGTGCTGGGCACGTTGTGCTTGGCGAACAGTTCCTTGGCTTGATACTCGAAAAGGTCCATGTGCTCACTGTCTTCGCTGGGCTATCTGCTGGGCCTGTAGGCAGGCCTAGAGGCGGCGAAGCCAGATTCGGCACACCGCACGGTTGGAACTGTAGCGAGGCGCCAAACGACCGCCGCGATCGCATCCCGTCGGTGTGGCGCACGCCGCCAAACACCATCGACGTCCAAACGTGATACAGATCACATTTGTGCGTGGGTTATTGTCCTGAGGTTGCCAGCCCCATTGATGAGCGGATACCGTCTCAGGGTCCAGATAACGTTATGGTCACGATACGAGGACATTTCAGCATTGTCCCAGCACCGATTCGCCCGTCCTGCCGCGGCAGGCGGGCTTTATGCATCCCGCGATCGTCGGCTTCAACGTCACCACCGTAACGAAATCACCGAAATCATCCCGTTGGACGGATTCGACGGGTTCGACGAGCTGGAACACGCCGACCTCGACGAGCTGGACTTCGGCGATCCCGAGTTCGGCACTGATGTGCAGTTACTGCAGGCCCCCGAGCTCGACGACCTGCATGAGACCGACGACCTGACCCCCGCGTGGCTAGCCGGCCCGACTGAGGTGCTGGCCGCTCTGAGCATCGAGTCCGGAGGCCAAGCACCTGCCCCGCGCCCGCACGCCGCGACTGTCACCCCGGTGCCCCGGCGAGGCGGGCAGCACCGCAAGCAGCCGACCAGCGCGGCCAAGGGACGCCTGCTGATCTCGGCCATGGCCGCCGGTGCGGCTGCCGCCGCAGCGCATACGGCAACTCATCAAACCGACACCACCACGGCCGACACCGTGTTGAGCGCTAATGCGTCGGCGCTCACCGGAGGGTCGGGCGGCACTCCCCGGGGTGTGCAGGTTATTGCCGCGCAGCCGGCGGCAAGCGCGGCAGTGCACAACGCGGAACTCGCCCACGGTGTGGCGTTCGCGCAGGAGCGCGCGCAGCGTGAGGCACGACTGCAGCAGCCGCTGTATGTTTTGCCGGCCAAAGGCATATTCACGTCGAATTTCGGGTATCGCTGGGGTGTGCTGCACGCTGGGATCGATCTGGCCAACTCCATCGGGACGCCGATCTACGCGGTGTCGGACGGCGTCGTCATCGATGCCGGCCCTACCGCCGGCTACGGCATGTGGGTCAAGCTGCGCCATGCCGACGACACCGTGACCCTGTACGGTCATGTCAACACCACGCTGGTCAGCGTCGGACAGCGCGTGATGGCGGGCGACCAGATCGCCACCATGGGCAACCGGGGCTTTTCCACCGGCCCGCATCTCCATTTCGAAGTGCTCCTGGGCGGCACCGAACGGATCGACCCCGTCCCGTGGCTGGCCAACCGCGGAATCTTTGTAGGCAACTACGCCGGCTGACCGGTGACCGCAGCGAGCCGTCCCCCCGCGCCTGAGAACCCGTCCGAGCCCACTGGATCTCTCGAGGAACCGCGCACCCGCATCATCCGCCGGGCGCCGACCGGACCACTGCCCGCGATGTCCGATTCTGCGGCCACCCAGATCTCGCGCCACCCAGCAGCGTTGGACGCGACCGGCCGGGTGGACCACTTTCCGCCCCTACCGGCCGCGATCGGCCACGAGCCGAGCCCCTGGACGGCCGTCGCGGCCGCGGCGGTCAGCATCGTCAGCGGATGGGCCACCTCGGTGGTGGCCACCGACCTGATTGCCGGATGGTGGCGGACCGACCGACTGTTCTGCATCGCAGTGGGCTTTCTGGCCCTGGTCTTCGCCGCCGCCACCGTCACCGGCGTGATCATGTTGCTGCTTCGCCGGCCTCTGGGGCGCTATCTCATCGCGGCGGGTGCGGTGGTCGCGGTGTTGACCTACGGCGGCGTGTTCATCGCCGGTGCGCGCGTCGGGTGGGTCGTGCACACCCTGCCACTGCTGCCGATCGCCAGCGCGGTGCTGGCCCTGCATCCGGCGACCAAACGCTGGCTCGTGGAGTAGCTGGGTAGCTGGGGTAGCTGGGCTAGCTGGGCTAGTGCCTTTTGCCGAACGTGTTGCTACTGCGAGGATCCCACGCATTTTCGCGGCGAGTTCACGGTCGGCGCAAGAGCGCTACAGCTTGGTGACCGGGGCGTGGTTGTGCATCAGCTTGACGCGCCCCGAACTGCCGAAGTCGATCAGCGACATCGCGGACTCCCCCACGCCGGAGACTTCCTCGACCCGGCCTAAGCCGTACTTGTCGTGGGTGACCCGATCGCCGGGCTGTAGCACCAGCAGCGGGCGCTTGCTCGCCCCTGCAGAACGGGTGGGCGCCGACCGCGGGGCGCCGAACCGGCCGGCTCCGCTCACCGGCGCACTGAACGACGGCTTCGGCGCGGTGCGGCGCCAGTTGATGAGCTCCTGCGGGATCTCACGCAGGAAGCGCGATTCCGGATTCAGCATCGGCTGTCCCCAGGAAGACCGCACCATGGCCCGGCTGACATAAAGCCGTTGCCGGGCCCGCGTGATGCCGACGTAGGCCAGCCGCCGCTCCTCGGACAGTTCGGTCGGGTCGTCCAGCGCCCGCATGTGCGGGAACATCCCGTCCTCCCAGCCGGTCACGAACACGACCGGGAATTCCAGGCCCTTGGCGGTATGCAACGTCATCAGCGTGACGACACCGGCACCGTGCTCGGGAATCTCGTCAGAGTCGGCGATCAGCGACACCCGTTCCAGAAACGCCGCCAACACGCCGGTGTCCGGCACGTCTTCGTTGTCCGGTTCTAGCGCAGCGGTATTCGCCTGGTCGGCGCTGAATTCGTGTGCGACGCTGACGAGTTCGTTGAGGTTGTCCAGCCGCGCCAGCTCCTGCGGGTCGGTAGACGATTCCAGCTCCCGGCGGTATCCGGTGCGTTCCAGCACCGCCTCGACCAGCTCACCGAGGTCCCCTTGAGATGAGTCGAGGCGACCCCGCAGGCCGTCGAGCATCTCCACAAAGCCCGCGATCGCCTTCTCCGCGCGGGTGTTGAGCATCGGCACTTTGCCCTCGGCCGCGGCTTGTAGCGCGTCGGCGAAACTGGCGCCGGTGTTCTCGGCGTAGACGGCCACGCACGCCTCGGCGCGATCCCCGATGCCGCGGCGCGGCGTGTTGAGGATGCGCCGCATGCTGACCGCGTCGCCGGGATTGTCCAGCACCCGCAGGTAGGCGATGATGTCGCGGATCTCCTTGCGCTCGTAAAAGCGCACGCCCCCAACGACCTTGTACGGGATTCCGGCGCGGATGAACACCTCTTCCAGGGACCGCGACGAGTTGTTGGTGCGATAGAAGACGGCGACGTCGTTATAGGTGATCTCGCCACGCTCGGCCAGTGCGTCGATCTCTTCTGCGACGAACCTGGCCTCGTCGTGTTCGTTGTCGGCGACGTAGCCGACGATCAACTCCCCTTCGCCGGCGTCGGTCCACAGTCGCTTCTCCCGGCGCCCGGCGTTGCGGGCGATCACGGAGTTGGCCGCCGACAGGATGTTCTGTGTGGAGCGGTAATTCTGTTCCAGCAGAATGGTTGTCGCGTCGGGGTAGTCGCGCTCGAAGTCTTCGATGTTGCGGATGGTCGCGCCGCGGAAGGCATAGATCGACTGGTCGGCGTCGCCGACGACGCACAGCTCCGCGGCCGGCACCGGGTTATCGGGGCCGTCTTGCGTGCCGTGGCCGACCAGTTCGCGCACCAATACGTACTGCGCGTGATTGGTGTCCTGGTACTCGTCGACCAGGACGTGCCGGAACCGTCGCCGGTAGTACTGGGCGATGTCCGGGAAGCTCTGCAATACCGCGACGGTTTCGCCGATGAGGTCGTCGAAATCCAGCGCATTGGCCGCCCGTAGCCGCCGCTGGTACTCGGCGTAGACGGATGCGACGGTACGTGCCAAGTCATCTGAGTCGTCGGTCAGGTCTGCCAGCGCCCGATGGAAGTCGATCAGCTCGTTCTTCAGGTTCGAGATCGCGTTCGCCAATAACCGGGGTGAATACCGCTTGATGTCCAGGCCCATGTCGCGGCCGATCATCTGCAGCAGCCGACGCGAATCGTCGGCGTCGTAGATGGAGAAATTCGAGTTCAGGCCGTCGACCAGCGACGCCTGGTTGCGCAGGATGCGCACACAGGTCGAGTGAAACGTGGACACCCACATGTACCGGGCCCGGGCGCCGACCAGGCGCACCACACGTTCCCGCATCTCGGCGGCGGCCTTGTTGGTGAAGGTGATGGCCAGGATCTGACCGACCGCGACACCACGCGCGGCGATCAGGTAAGCGATCCGCCGGGTCAACACCGCCGTCTTACCCGAACCCGCGCCCGCGACGATCAGCAGCGGCGAGCCCTCATGCAACACCGCCTGGCGCTGTTGCGGGTTGAGGCCGTCGAGCAGCTGATCGGTTTCGGACTTCGCATCGGTCGCGTGCACACTCATGTCGGTCCAAACTTACCGCCGCCCACTGACGACTCGCCGGGCCAGGCCGTCGGGCTGAGCGTCTGGGACGGTGCTGTTACTCGAACCCGGACTGGTCGTTGCCCGTGTGATTGCTGCCCGAGCTATTTGTACCCGAGTTGCCCCAGCCCGAGTTCAATGTCCCGGACTGGCCGAAGCCCGAATTGTCGGTGCCGACGTTCATGAAGCCCACGTTGCCGGTAACGCCGCCGTTCGCAAAGCCAATTCCAAAGCCACTCGTATTCGAGAATCCGACGGAGTTGACGCCCGAGTTGAAGAAGCCGGTATTGCGACTATTTGTGTTTTGGAAGCCCGTCTGGAAGTTACCGACGTTCCCGTACCCCTCGCTCGAATTGCCGGTGTTCTCCCATCCCGAAGTACTGTTCCCATGGTTATTGAAGCCCGAGGTTCCGGTGCCGGTGTTGCCGAAGCCGGAATTTGTGGCTCCGGTGTCGGTTGCGCTTCCGTAGCCGGTATTCACATCGCCGGCATTGCCGGCGCCTGTGTTTACGTTGCCCGAGTTCCAAAATCCGGTGTTGGTGTTGCCCGAATTTCCAAAACCGGTGTTGCCGGAGCCGGAGTTGTAGAAGCCTACGCTGCTCGCACCCGAGTTGAAGAAGCCCACGGTCCCGCTCGAACCCGAGTTGAAGGCGCCCACCGCAAAGCCGCCTCCATTGCCGACGCCCACATTATCGCTTCCAGCGTTCCAGAAACCGACATTTCCGTGACCAGAGTTTCCGAAGCCGACATTGGTGTTGGTCGTGTTAACCCAGCCCGTATTGTGGTTACCAGAGTTCATGATGCCGGTGTTCGTGTTGCCAGAGTTCGCGATTCCGGTGTTTATGTCACCGGAGTTGCCGATGCCCCAGTTTCCCTGGCCTGAATTGAAGAATCCGACATTGTTGTCGCCGGAATTGAATAAGCCGATGTTGCCGCTACCGGAGTTCAGGCCGTTGAAGTTGATGCCAAACTGATTGTCGCCGGTCAGACCGATGCCGAAATTGTTGTTCCCCGAGTTGCCGAAGCCGATGTTGAACTCGCCACTATTGCCCAGCCCGATGTTGAAATTGCCGAAGTTACCTATGCCGATGTTGGAGTTGCCGGTATTGCCAAACCCGACATTCGAGTTCCCTGCCGTGGGCATGACTCCGGGACCGCTATTGCCGAAGCCGAAGTTGGCGTTACCGAAATTTCCACTGCCTATATTGAGATTTCCGGTATTTCCGTTGCCAATATTCCCGCTGCCGCTGTTTCCGCTCCCGACGTTTCCACCACCGGTGGCCTGAGAGTTTCCGAAGCCAAAGTTTCCATTGCCACGATTACCGGCGCCGAAGTTTCTGCTGCCCCTGTTTCCACTACCCATGTTGAAACTGCCGGTGTTTCCGCTGCCGAAGTTGAGGATTCCGCTCAGGTTTCCGTCGCCGAAGTTGAGATTGCCATTGTTCCCGCTGCCGAAGTTTGCATTACCGGTATTGCCGCTGCCCAGGTTTCCGCTGCCGATGTTTCCCAAGCCCAGGTTCCCGGCGCCGATATTGCCGACGGCCGAAAGCGCGCTCAGGCCCGGGATGTTCTGCAGTAGCTGCTGCCACGGGGCCAACCCGGCGGCGGCTGCCGAAGCTCCACCGTGATAACCCGCCATCGCGGCCACATCCTGGGCCCACATCTGTTCGTACAGGCCTTCGATGTGCGCGATCGCCGGCGCGTTCAGCCCGAACCAGTTCGACAGCACCATCTGCACCAGTGCATTTCGGTTGGCCGCCACCGCCGCCGGTACCACCGTCGCGGCCCGCGCCGCCTCGAACACGCCGGCGACCGTTCGGGCCTGTCCGGCCGCCGCCGCGGCCTGGGTTGCCGCCGCGCTCAGCCAACTTGCGTACGGTGCGGCCGCTGCCACCATCGCGGTCGACGCGGGCCCCTGCCACGCCTGGGCGGCCAGCCCCGAAGTCAGCGAGCCGAACGACGACGCCGCCGAACTCAGCTCCTCAGCCAACCCTTCCCAGGCCACCGCGGCGTCGAGCATGGGAGCCGCACCCGCACCCGCAAACATCAGCGAAGAGTTGATCTCCGGAGGCAACATCGAATAATTCATCACCACAGTCCTTCCGCCCCTGGGCCCGACCCAGCCGGCTCCCCTTGTACCAGTGCCGCCCTCGGCACAGCGCGTAGAGCTTACGACCGGCATTGCGGCGTGATGGGCGTTTCGCGCTACTTTTCGCCAACCGAATCGACGCTTCGCCGCATACGGCAAAACCGCAGAACCGGACACGGTCCATCGGCCGCAACCCGCCCGCGACGATTTCCGGCCAACAGGTCGCCGGCTTTGCGCAGCCGCGGCCCTTGGTGGCACACTCGGTTGGTGCTTAACAGGCAGCGCCGATTTTTCTACGGGTACCGGCCAGCGGTGCCCGTGGTCTAGCTGCTTTCGCAGAGCCCCGTGGTCCGCTTCGGCGATTCGGGGCTCGTCTTCTTGTGTGAAGCCCGATACCGGATGAGACCAGAATCCCCACATCACGAGAACGCGGAGTCAGCGGAGATGAACACCGATACCCAACAGCTACCCAGCATCGAGGAGTTGCGCGAAGAGATCGACCGCTTAGACCGCGAAATCCTGGCCGCGGTCAAACGGCGCGCCGAAGTGTCGCAGGCCATCGGCAGAGTCCGAATGGCCTCCGGAGGCACCCGGCTGGTGCACAATCGCGAGATGCAGGTCATCGAGCGCTACAGCGAACTCGGACCCGACGGCAAGCAGCTGGCAATGCTACTTTTGCGGCTGGGCCGAGGTCGTCTCGGTCACTAATAGGTTACATTTCCGCTGCTTATCGCCGATATCCTGGTTTGTGCGGTACATTCCGCCGAAATGGTTACAGCAAAGTCAGCTGGGGTTCTGCGACTGCGCCGTGCGATGGTCGTTTCGGCAACGGCAGTACTCACCCTGCTGGCAGCACTGGCCGCCGGCTCGGCCACCTCGTCCGCGTGGTCGCGGCGCGGCCTGCCGATCGAGTATCTGATGGTGCCCTCGCCGTCGATGCACCGCCAGATCAAGGTGGAATTTCAGGGCGGCGGCCCCCATGCGGTGTATTTGCTCGACGGCATGCTCGCCCGCGACGACTACAACGGCTGGGACATGCACCTGCCGGTCTTCGAATGGTTCGACCAATCCGGCCTGTCGCTCGTCATGCCGGTCGGCGGCATGGCCAGCTTCTACTCCAACTGGTATCAGCCCGCGGCCGGCAACGGCGGGGTCTGGACGTACAAGTGGGAAACCTTCCTGACCGAAGAGCTGCCGCAGTGGCTGGCGACGAACAAAGCGGTCGGCACTTCGGGAAACGCGGTGGTCGGTGCGTCGATGTCCGGATCGGCGGCACTGATCCTGGCGGCCAAACATCCGCAGAACTTCGGCTACGCGGCCTCGATGTCGGGCTTTCTCAACCTGTCCGCCGGGCAATGGCCCTCATTGGTCAGTGCCGCGCAACTGGGCGCCGGCGGTTTTCGCTCGGAGGCGATGTGGGGCCCGCCCACCGACCCGGCCTGGGCGGCCAACGACCCGACGGCCAATGCGGCGACACTCGTCGCCAACAACACCCGAATCTGGGTGTATACCGGCAACGGCGGGCAATCGGACATGGAGGCCGCCACCAAGCTGGATGCCAGCCTGCTGGAATCCGCCACGCGGATCAGCAACAAGATTTTCCAGGCCAGGTACAAAGCCAAGGGCGGGCACAACGGCGTATTCAATTTCCCGGCTAACGGCACCCATACCTGGTCATATTGGGGCGCACAATTACAAGCCATGCTGCCCGATCTTCAGCAAGTGTTGGGCACGGCGTAGACAGACGCGGCTGACGCACCGGCGGCCCCCGGTCCCGGAGCACTAGGGTCAAATCATGACCGCCGAACCACCAATTCCCAACATCACCGCCACGCCGGCCTGGGACGCCTTGCGCAAGCACCACGATCAGATCGGAGAAACTCACCTTCGGCAGTTGTTCGCGGACGACCCCGATCGCGGCCGCGATCTCACGGTCACCGTCGGCGACCTCTACATCGACTACAGCAAGCACCGCGTCACCCGCGAGACGCTACGGCTGCTGATCGAGCTGGCCCGCGTGGCACGGCTCGAGGAGCGCCGCGACCAGATGTTCTCCGGTGTGCACATCAACACCTCTGAAGATCGCGCCGTGCTGCACACCGCGCTGCGACTGCCCCGCGACGCCGAGCTGGTTGTCGACGGCCGCAACGTGGTGCAGGACGTGCATGCCGTGCTGGATGCCATGGGTGACTTCACCGACCGGCTGCGCAGTGGTGACTGGACCGGAGCCACCGGCAAGCGGATCACCACCGTCGTCAACATCGGCATCGGCGGCTCGGACCTCGGCCCGGTGATGGTATACCAGGCCCTGCGCCACTACGCCGACGCCGGGATTTCGGCGCGTTTCGTCTCCAATGTCGACCCGGCCGACCTCATTGCCAAAATGACCGATTTAGAGCCTGCCACAACGCTTTTCGTTGTCGCGTCGAAGACGTTCTCCACGCTGGAGACGCTGACCAACGCGACCGCCGCGCGGCGCTGGCTGACAGAAGCGCTCGGCGACGCCGCGGTGTCCAGGCATTTCGTCGCGGTCTCCACCAACAAGCGCCTGGTCGACGACTTCGGCATCAACACCGACAACATGTTCGGCTTCTGGGATTGGGTGGGCGGACGGTATTCGGTCGATTCGGCGATCGGGCTGTCGGTGATGGCCGCCATCGGCCGAGAAGCCTTCGCCGACTTTCTATCCGGGTTCCACATTGTCGACGAGCACTTCCGCACCTCGCCGCTGGAGTCCAATGCGCCTGCGCTGCTTGGTCTTATCGGCCTCTGGTACTCCAACTTCATGGGTGCGCAATCGCGCGCGGTGTTGCCGTATTCCAATGACCTCGCCCGCTTCGCGGCTTATCTGCAGCAGCTGACCATGGAATCCAACGGCAAGTCGACCCGTGCCGACGGCACACCGGTGACCACCGACACCGGCGAAATCTTTTGGGGCGAACCGGGAACCAACGGCCAGCATGCCTTCTACCAATTACTGCATCAAGGCACCCGGCTGGTGCCGGCCGATTTCATCGGCTTCAGCCAACCGCTCGACGACCTGCCGACCGTCGAGGGCACCGGCAGCATGCACGACCTGTTGATGAGCAACTTCTTCGCCCAAACCCAGGTGCTGGCGTTCGGAAAGACCGCCGAGGAGATCGCGGCCGAGGGCACCCCGGCCGAGGTGGTGCCACACAAGGTGATGCCCGGCAACCGGCCGTCCACCTCGATTCTGGCCAACCGGCTGACGCCGTCGGTGCTGGGACAGCTGATCGCTTTGTATGAGCACCAGGTGTTCACCGAGGGTGTGGTGTGGGGGATCGACTCGTTCGACCAGTGGGGGGTGGAGCTGGGCAAGACGCAGGCCAAGGCCCTGCTTCCGGTGATCACCGGCGACGCCGCGCCCGCGCCGCAGTCGGACAGCTCGACCGACGCGCTGGTGCGTCGCTACCGCACCGAACGGGGGCGTGCGGGCTAACCTCGGCGAGCAGACGCAAAGTGCCCTCTTACGCGGCGTGTCGAGGGGCTTTTGCGCCTGCTCGCGCGGACGCGTGCATGCGCGGCCAGCTAAGCGAAGAGCTTCGTCAGCGGCGGCGGCAGCACCCGCATGAGCTGCACCAGCGGCGCCCACGGCCACCACGGCACTGCGGCCCGGCCGGGCTCGCGTTCGATGGCGTCCACGAGTGCCTTGACGCCGGTTTCGTTGTCCACCATGAACATCGTGCTGTTCGACTTGGCTGTCATCTCCGACTCGATGTAGCCCGGCTCGATCACCGAGATCTTGATGGGACCTCTGGCGTACTCGGTGCGCAGCGATTCGCCCAGCGAACTCAGCCCGGCTTTGCTTGCGGCATAGGCGGCTTTGACGCCCGGCACGCCGGTGTTGCCCAGCACCGAGGAAATGAGCACCAGATGTCCCGAGCCGCTGTCGGCGAACATCTCCAGCGCCGTTTCGATCTGCACCAGGGCGGCCACGAGATTGGTTTCGATGGTTGCCTTGTTAGCCCACAACTTGCCCGACCCCAGCCTGGCGCCCTTGCCGATACCAGCGTTGACGATGACGCGGTCGGTACCTCCAAGCTCGTCGCTCAGTTCGGCGAACACCTTGGGCACCTGCGCGTGGTCGGTGACGTCCAGGCCCGCCACGGCGATCTTTATGTTCGGATACCGTTGGGAAAGTTCATCTTTCAGCTCGTCGAGCCGATCGATACGACGAGCGCACAGGGCCAGGTCGCGGCCCTTGGCGGCGAACGCCCGGGCCATCCCGGCCCCCAGGCCGGAGCTGGCGCCGGTGATGAGGATTTTCCGACGGGTCATCCGGGCAGCATATCGACTACTTCAGCAGCCGCGACATGCGCCGGTCGGCCAGCACCTTGCCGCCGGTCTGGCACGTCGGACAGTACTGGAAAGACTTGTCCGCGAACGACACTTCCCGCACGGTGTCTGCACACACCGGGCAGGGCAAGCCGGTGCGGGCGTGCACCCGTAACCCGGAGCGCTTCTCCCCCTTGAGCATTGCCGCGCCCTGCCCGACAGATCGGTGCACCGCGTCCGACAGCACCGACACCATCGCGTCATGCAGGGTGGCCAGCTGTCCGGCCGAGAGCTTGCCGGCGGTGGCAAACGGCGAGATCTGGGCAACATGCAGGATTTCGTCGCTGTAGGCATTGCCGATGCCGGCGATCACCTTCTGGTCGGTGATGACGGTCTTGATGCGGCCGGTGTTGCCGGCCAGTAGCCCGGCCAGGTCCTCGGTACTGAGTTCGAGAGCATCCGGCCCGAGCGCGGCGACACCCGGGACTTGCTTCGGATCGTCGACCAGCCAGACGGCCAGACGCTTCTGCGTGCCGGCCTCGGTGAGATCGAAACCCGGTGCATCGCCGGGAGTACCGAGATGCACGCGCAGCGCGATCGGCCCCTTGCCCGGCCGCAGCGGTGCCGCGGCGAGCTTGTCCGACCATCGCAGCCAGCCCGCCCGCGACAGGTGAGCGATCAACCACAGCGGGCCCGCCCGCAGGCCCAGGTATTTTCCCCACCGCTCGGCCGCCGTGACAGTGCGACCGTGCAGAGCGCCGACCGGCGGATCGAAGGTTTTCAGCACCGAGAGCGCGGCGACGTCGACGCGGCCGATCGGCAAACCGACGGCGTGCCGGCGCACATGGTCGACCAGCGCTTCGATCTCGGGCAGTTCGGGCACCTGTTCAGTCTGCCGACCGCTTCAGTCAGGTGTCCATCGGCCTGCTGAGCCGGCCTGCGATGAAGGCCCGTCGGCGCCTGGCAGGCCGAATATCTTCCCGGCGCCACCGCCGGCGCCGCCGGGCTGCCCAAGGACACCGGCGCCGCCGTTGCCGCCGTTACCGATCCACTGCGCACTCCCGCCGGCACCGCCGATACCCGTGACTGGGGAAGGCGGAAGCGCGGGCGTCGCACCGGCGTTGCCAGCGTCGCCGCCATTGCCGTAGAAGAACCCGCCGTTGCCGCAGGCTCCGCCGTTGCTGGTCTGAACCACGGCGCCGACGGTCCCGGTCGCGCCGCCGTCACCGCACCTTCCACCGCTACCGAACAACTGCCCGCCGTGCCCGCCGGCGCCGCCGAGACCGCCACTGCCCCCGACGCCGCCATTCAGGCCACTGCCACCAAGAGCGTTCCCCGTGGCGTTGCCGCCCATGCCGCCCACTCCGCCGCTGCCGCCGTTGCCGTAGATCCAGCCGCCCGCACCACCGTCGCCGCCCCGGGCACCCGCAAAACCGGCTTGGTTGGCGCCTCCGTTGCCCCCACGCCACCGGCGCCGCCCTGACCGCCGTGACCCAAGAACCCCGCCGACCCGCCATTACCGCCGGCC
The nucleotide sequence above comes from Mycobacterium pseudokansasii. Encoded proteins:
- a CDS encoding PPE family protein — its product is MNYSMLPPEINSSLMFAGAGAAPMLDAAVAWEGLAEELSSAASSFGSLTSGLAAQAWQGPASTAMVAAAAPYASWLSAAATQAAAAAGQARTVAGVFEAARAATVVPAAVAANRNALVQMVLSNWFGLNAPAIAHIEGLYEQMWAQDVAAMAGYHGGASAAAAGLAPWQQLLQNIPGLSALSAVGNIGAGNLGLGNIGSGNLGSGNTGNANFGSGNNGNLNFGDGNLSGILNFGSGNTGSFNMGSGNRGSRNFGAGNRGNGNFGFGNSQATGGGNVGSGNSGSGNIGNGNTGNLNIGSGNFGNANFGFGNSGPGVMPTAGNSNVGFGNTGNSNIGIGNFGNFNIGLGNSGEFNIGFGNSGNNNFGIGLTGDNQFGINFNGLNSGSGNIGLFNSGDNNVGFFNSGQGNWGIGNSGDINTGIANSGNTNTGIMNSGNHNTGWVNTTNTNVGFGNSGHGNVGFWNAGSDNVGVGNGGGFAVGAFNSGSSGTVGFFNSGASSVGFYNSGSGNTGFGNSGNTNTGFWNSGNVNTGAGNAGDVNTGYGSATDTGATNSGFGNTGTGTSGFNNHGNSTSGWENTGNSSEGYGNVGNFQTGFQNTNSRNTGFFNSGVNSVGFSNTSGFGIGFANGGVTGNVGFMNVGTDNSGFGQSGTLNSGWGNSGTNSSGSNHTGNDQSGFE
- a CDS encoding M23 family metallopeptidase; translation: MTEIIPLDGFDGFDELEHADLDELDFGDPEFGTDVQLLQAPELDDLHETDDLTPAWLAGPTEVLAALSIESGGQAPAPRPHAATVTPVPRRGGQHRKQPTSAAKGRLLISAMAAGAAAAAAHTATHQTDTTTADTVLSANASALTGGSGGTPRGVQVIAAQPAASAAVHNAELAHGVAFAQERAQREARLQQPLYVLPAKGIFTSNFGYRWGVLHAGIDLANSIGTPIYAVSDGVVIDAGPTAGYGMWVKLRHADDTVTLYGHVNTTLVSVGQRVMAGDQIATMGNRGFSTGPHLHFEVLLGGTERIDPVPWLANRGIFVGNYAG
- the sucC gene encoding ADP-forming succinate--CoA ligase subunit beta, whose amino-acid sequence is MDLFEYQAKELFAKHNVPSTPGRVTDSAEGAKAIATEIGRPVMVKAQVKIGGRGKAGGVKYAATPDDAYQHAQNILGLDIKGHIVKKLLVAEASDIAEEYYISFLLDRANRTYLAMCSVEGGMDIEEVAATKPARLAKVPVDAVKGVDVAFARSIAEQGHLPAEVLDAAAVTISKLWELFVAEDATLVEVNPLVRTPDNQILALDAKITLDANADFRHPDHGEFEDRAATDPLELKAKEHDLNYVKLDGQVGIIGNGAGLVMSTLDVVAYAGEKHGGVKPANFLDIGGGASAEVMAAGLDVVLGDEDVKSVFVNVFGGITSCDAVATGIVKALEILGGEANKPLVVRLDGNNVDEGRRILAEANHPLVTLVPTMDEAADKAAELASA
- the pcrA gene encoding DNA helicase PcrA, whose translation is MSVHATDAKSETDQLLDGLNPQQRQAVLHEGSPLLIVAGAGSGKTAVLTRRIAYLIAARGVAVGQILAITFTNKAAAEMRERVVRLVGARARYMWVSTFHSTCVRILRNQASLVDGLNSNFSIYDADDSRRLLQMIGRDMGLDIKRYSPRLLANAISNLKNELIDFHRALADLTDDSDDLARTVASVYAEYQRRLRAANALDFDDLIGETVAVLQSFPDIAQYYRRRFRHVLVDEYQDTNHAQYVLVRELVGHGTQDGPDNPVPAAELCVVGDADQSIYAFRGATIRNIEDFERDYPDATTILLEQNYRSTQNILSAANSVIARNAGRREKRLWTDAGEGELIVGYVADNEHDEARFVAEEIDALAERGEITYNDVAVFYRTNNSSRSLEEVFIRAGIPYKVVGGVRFYERKEIRDIIAYLRVLDNPGDAVSMRRILNTPRRGIGDRAEACVAVYAENTGASFADALQAAAEGKVPMLNTRAEKAIAGFVEMLDGLRGRLDSSQGDLGELVEAVLERTGYRRELESSTDPQELARLDNLNELVSVAHEFSADQANTAALEPDNEDVPDTGVLAAFLERVSLIADSDEIPEHGAGVVTLMTLHTAKGLEFPVVFVTGWEDGMFPHMRALDDPTELSEERRLAYVGITRARQRLYVSRAMVRSSWGQPMLNPESRFLREIPQELINWRRTAPKPSFSAPVSGAGRFGAPRSAPTRSAGASKRPLLVLQPGDRVTHDKYGLGRVEEVSGVGESAMSLIDFGSSGRVKLMHNHAPVTKL